The sequence below is a genomic window from Actinokineospora baliensis.
CCTACGACTGCGGCGGCAAGAACTACAGCCGCGGCGTCGTGGGCGGCGGCAAGGTCGCCAAGGGCGAGTTGGACCAGCGGGCCACCGAGATCGCGAAGGCGTTCGGCACCGAGTTCTACAACGGCGGCACGGCCGTGGACGTGGTCACGGGCACACCGAAGGCGATCACCGTGACCGGCGCGGACGACAAGCAGTACAAGGGTGTGCGCGTCGAGGCCGAGGTGACCAGCGCGGGCGACCAGTGCCTGGCAGGCAAGGGGAAGCTGGTGGTCGTGCTGCTCGACGACGGCACCGACCTGCGGCTGCTGGTGGTCAACGGCGACACCGAGGGCGGTCCGGCGACACCGCCGACGGCCAAGGACGCCGACCTGGCCTCGATCGCCGACAGCGTCCGGCCGCTCTGACCGGCGTGCCACCATGGCCAGGTGACCGAAAAGACCACCCTGGTCCTGTGGGACGTTGACCAGACCCTCGTCGACTACAGCGGCACCGGGCACGCCTGGTACGGCCAGGCCCTGACCAGCGTGCTGGGGGTGGAGCTGGCGCACGTGCCCGCCTTCCCCGGCCGCACGGAGCGCTCGATCACCGTGGAGCTGCTGGAGGCGCACGGCGTCGACTGGACCGAGGAGCACGTCGAGCGGATGTTCGCCGAGCTCATCACCATCGCCACCGCCGCCCGCCCGGACCTGCCGTCGCTGGGGCGCGCGCTGCCGGGGGCGCCCCAGGTGCTCGCCGCGCTGGCCGAGCGGGCGGAGGTCGTGCAGTCGCTGGTCACGGGGAACCTGGTGGAGCTGGCCGACTGCAAGCTGGCCGCGTTCGACCTGCTGCCCCACGTCGACCTGGAGGTCGGCGGGTACGGCTCGGTGTCGGCCGACCGGCACGAGCTGGTCGCGGCGGCCACGCGGGCGGCGCAGGCCAAGTACGGCGCGGTGTTCGCGCCGCGCTCGGTCGTGGTGATCGGCGACACACCGCACGACGTGGCGGCGGCGCACCACCACGGGGCGGTCGGGGTGGCGGTCGCCACCGGGCGGTACTCGGTGGAGGAACTCGTGGCCTGCGGGGCGGACGTGGTGCTGACCGACCTGACCGACACCGACGCCGTCGTGGCGACGCTGCTGCGCACCACATGAGCGAGCCCTACCAGGTGGACCCCCTGAGCGGGCGACCACTGGGGCACCAGAGCTTCGGGGCGTACCCGCCACCGCTCCCGCCACCGCCACCACCGCGCGGGAACACGCGGTGGGTCGTGCTGCTCGCGGTGGTCCTGGCGTTGTTGGTCGGCGCCGTCGTCGCCGTTGTCGCGCTCGTCGACGACTCCCCTGAGCCGGTAGCGGTCGCCGCACCCACCACGTCGCCGCCGCCCACGGTCAGCCTCCCGCAGCCGACGGGTGTCCGGGTGCCGTCCACCAGGCCCGGTTGGCAGGGCGTGCTGTCGGTGAAGGAACAGCTCGTCTACGACGTCCCGGAGGACTGGAAGGTCGAAAACCTCGGCACCGTGGTCGGCTTCAACGACAACAACGGCAACGCGGTCGCCATCATGCACGGCGCGACGACCTACAAACCCGAGGTCTGCCCCGAGTCCCGAGGCTCCTACCGCGGCCACACCGGCTTCGTCTCGGTCGGCTCGACCGACCCAGAACGCGCCGCCCTCAACGGCGCCCGCCTCTTCGCCGACGCCGCCGCCCTCAACCCCGACGACACCAGAGCCCCCGTGGCCACCACACCCCCCACCCCCACCACCATCGCCAACGGCGTCGAGGCCATCTCCGCCACCGCCCGAGTAACCATCACCCACCCCAGCGACTGCCCCTCCCCCACAGTCCTGTTCACCTCAGTCGCCTTCCGCCACGGCACCTCCACAGCCCTCTTCATGATCTACATAGACGAAGGCGTCCCCGACGCCCTCAACCCGGCGATCATCGACCAGATCATCAAGACCATCCGCCCCCGCAGCTAGTCAGCGGCGGCGGGCGGTGTCGAGGCGGTCGTAGGCGGGGGCGTCGCCGGTGCGGGTTCGGGTCCAGGCTCGGGTGAACAGGTCGGGGACGGGCTCCAGGGGGGTGATGACGAGCCACGGGTGCTCGGGGAGGTTGTACAGCGGGGCTTTCCAGGCTTCGAGCGGTAGGTGCGGGCTGGCGAGGGCGAGCCAGCCGCCGGGGAGGAACAGGCTGCGGCCCGCGCGGGCGCGTTTGGCGGTGAGCACCAGGTCGGTTTCGGCGAGGGCGGTGCGGGCCGCGCGGAGGCGGGCGGGTTTCCAGCCGGTCCAGCGGGCGACGTTGGCGTCTGTCGGGTCCGGTAAGGCCAGCAGCTGCAGGTAGAGCACGGCGGCGTCCGGGTGCAGGTCGTGGTGGGCGGCGACCTCGGCCACCAGGTCCGGCACGGAGATCGACGCGTCCTGGTAGTAGCCGTTGACCGGCGGCGC
It includes:
- a CDS encoding HAD family hydrolase, translated to MTEKTTLVLWDVDQTLVDYSGTGHAWYGQALTSVLGVELAHVPAFPGRTERSITVELLEAHGVDWTEEHVERMFAELITIATAARPDLPSLGRALPGAPQVLAALAERAEVVQSLVTGNLVELADCKLAAFDLLPHVDLEVGGYGSVSADRHELVAAATRAAQAKYGAVFAPRSVVVIGDTPHDVAAAHHHGAVGVAVATGRYSVEELVACGADVVLTDLTDTDAVVATLLRTT